The stretch of DNA GTCAACTACCGACATTACGTAAGCCGGGCCGTAAGTTATTTAGCCACGCAACAGCCTGGCAAAGCATTACTTGACTTAGACAAAGCCGCGCACAATTATCCCAAATCGCCGTTGGTGCAGTATCAGCGTGGGGTGGCCCTGCGGCAGTTGGGTCGCACCGCCGAAGCCCGCACGGCCTTGCAGGATGCTTCATTTTTTTACAAACAAAACCGTGCTCAGCGAGGCTCCTACCCACAGGAAGACGACAATAATCCGTTGTTCGAACCCGACATCGACGCTGCCATCGACGCGCTGCCAGCCACTAACCGCAACTGACTATCGTGAATCTCTATCGCGCCCTTTTTGTATCGTTGCGGCTGTGGCTGATGCTGGTTGGCTTTGTGCTGCTGTTTGTGGCTGCTTACGCGCTGCCGTTGCTGTTTCCGCTGGCAAAATTGGCCTTTTTCGTTTTTTTATCTGCTATCGTCATCGACGCATGGCTGCTGTTTCGGCCCGGCAACGTGCGCGATAAACTGCCCTTCTTCGCCCGGCGCGACGTACCCGACCGGCTTAGCAACGGCGACAACAACCCACTGACGATCTATCTCGAAAACCGATATAATTTTCAGGTCGACGTTGAGGTAGTTGACGAAATTCCGTTTCAATTTCAACGGCGCGACCTGCTCTTCCGCGCTCGATTGAATACCCGCGAAACCCAGACCATTCGGTACGAACTGCGCCCCACGCGCCGGGGTGAATATAGTTTCGGAGCCGTAAACGTGTTTGTACTGACGCCATTAGGGCTATTGAAACGACGATTTCAGTTCGGGCAGGGCAAGATAGTAGCTGTCTATCCGTCGTTTTTGCAGATGCGTCAGTATGAACTGCTGGCGGCTACCAACCGGCTCAATGAAGTGGGTGTAAAACGAATCCGACGGCTGGGCCACAGTATGGAGTTCGAGCAGGTACGGCCTTATACCACCGGCGACGACGTGCGGACCATAAACTGGAAAGCCACCGCCCGGCGCAGCGACCCGCGTGGTACGTCGCTGC from Spirosoma montaniterrae encodes:
- a CDS encoding DUF58 domain-containing protein; the protein is MNLYRALFVSLRLWLMLVGFVLLFVAAYALPLLFPLAKLAFFVFLSAIVIDAWLLFRPGNVRDKLPFFARRDVPDRLSNGDNNPLTIYLENRYNFQVDVEVVDEIPFQFQRRDLLFRARLNTRETQTIRYELRPTRRGEYSFGAVNVFVLTPLGLLKRRFQFGQGKIVAVYPSFLQMRQYELLAATNRLNEVGVKRIRRLGHSMEFEQVRPYTTGDDVRTINWKATARRSDPRGTSLQINAYQDERSQPVYCLIDKGRVMRSPFEGLTLLDYAINASLVLSNIALLKQDRAGILTFSDHVGQLLPADRRSGQMLKIMNVLYRQKTRFLETDYESLYANVRTHIRQRSLLLLFTNFETVSGMQRQLPYLRRLAKDHLLLVIFFENTELRALLDQPARDTETIYLKTIGEKFAYEKKQIVKELAQYGIQTILTAPQNLTANTVNKYLELKARGLI